The Desulfofalx alkaliphila DSM 12257 genome contains a region encoding:
- a CDS encoding CotH kinase family protein translates to MKKTITAVAICCLFLVSWLAVGQGDHAYAGDAIDIKKLYLYIEDDDLQHLYSREVFSDEPVAAYAKTSPDGEELDLRGVRFRGSSTRLLPKKPYNVRFEERQDFLNGSNRMNLNAMYTDPSMMREKLSMDMFRELGHPAPRAQYFELYINDIFEGLYIQIERVDADLLKNAGLNGDGTLVRDQFRDNRHKPEIDRASLFGFNIDAIEDKEEFLEENFDYRNKPEWSRLADLAQWVYNTPPGPEFARGFEERFNLENFIDWLAIHILIGDIDAYGDDYWLYLDHNDPEGKWMVIPWDKDLTFGSHTRLDVVTANDFFAYEYSLEPGWHGWDNDLVKKFLQTPELKDLLDKRLIYLMEQKFTPDYFKEKTKLIQRAIENSVNVLPGEDSFILHPQNHHGELGRHAYHVESIVDFVELRYQFLDRQINSHDGLPYTATAPLSGLEEVFLTDLNGWVIAKLKLDQPVETGEVTIRADEAVGIDGVERIWTIDTKGANIKGELSLYYRNDYPDWYGNWYTDLAAVGNQWNLNIAERINGEEVIYPSMVNPYSNKVTAEVELDGLHEFVVIHGVSVIELKIGEQEASINGKVFTLDAEPFITEEERTMVPVRFVSEALGAEVNWASKTRQVIIKDGDTEIIMPIDGDAVTVNGVEDSIDAPAEIVDGSAFVPLRFVSDKLGAAVDYDAASGKITLTR, encoded by the coding sequence TATATTGAAGACGATGACTTGCAGCACTTATATTCCCGGGAGGTATTTTCCGATGAACCGGTTGCTGCCTATGCGAAAACCTCTCCGGATGGTGAGGAACTGGATTTAAGGGGAGTGAGGTTTAGGGGCAGTTCCACCAGACTGCTGCCCAAAAAACCCTATAACGTTCGCTTTGAGGAGAGACAGGATTTTCTCAATGGCAGTAACCGGATGAATTTAAATGCCATGTACACAGATCCCTCCATGATGCGTGAAAAGCTGTCCATGGATATGTTCAGAGAACTGGGGCATCCGGCTCCCAGGGCACAATACTTTGAACTGTACATTAATGACATTTTTGAAGGGCTGTACATTCAAATCGAGCGGGTGGATGCAGACCTGTTAAAAAATGCCGGTTTAAACGGTGACGGCACATTGGTAAGAGACCAGTTCAGAGATAATAGGCATAAGCCGGAGATTGATCGGGCCTCCCTTTTTGGTTTTAATATTGATGCCATAGAAGATAAGGAAGAGTTTTTAGAAGAGAATTTTGACTATAGAAATAAGCCGGAATGGTCACGGCTGGCGGATCTGGCTCAATGGGTGTATAACACACCGCCGGGACCGGAATTTGCCCGGGGTTTTGAAGAGAGGTTTAACCTAGAGAACTTTATCGATTGGTTAGCCATTCATATTTTAATTGGCGATATTGATGCATATGGTGACGATTACTGGCTGTATTTAGATCATAATGATCCGGAAGGCAAATGGATGGTTATTCCCTGGGATAAGGATTTAACCTTTGGTTCCCATACCCGGTTAGATGTAGTTACTGCCAATGACTTTTTCGCCTATGAATACAGCCTTGAACCGGGCTGGCACGGCTGGGATAATGATCTGGTGAAAAAATTCCTACAAACACCGGAATTAAAAGACTTGCTGGATAAGCGTCTAATTTACTTGATGGAGCAAAAGTTTACCCCTGACTACTTTAAAGAAAAAACAAAGCTCATTCAAAGGGCAATTGAAAACAGTGTAAATGTACTGCCGGGAGAGGATAGTTTTATCTTGCACCCACAAAACCATCATGGGGAATTGGGCAGGCATGCCTACCATGTGGAGAGTATAGTGGATTTTGTGGAATTAAGGTATCAGTTTTTAGACAGGCAGATTAACAGCCATGATGGTTTGCCTTATACCGCAACCGCTCCCCTTAGTGGATTGGAAGAGGTTTTTTTAACCGATCTTAATGGCTGGGTTATTGCTAAACTTAAGCTTGATCAACCGGTTGAAACGGGAGAGGTGACAATAAGGGCAGATGAGGCGGTTGGCATTGACGGGGTGGAAAGAATTTGGACCATTGACACCAAGGGGGCTAACATAAAAGGTGAGCTAAGCCTATATTACCGAAACGACTACCCAGACTGGTACGGTAATTGGTACACAGACTTGGCGGCGGTGGGAAACCAATGGAATTTAAATATTGCTGAGCGAATAAATGGCGAAGAAGTAATTTACCCCTCTATGGTTAACCCCTATTCAAACAAGGTTACCGCTGAGGTGGAACTGGATGGCTTGCATGAGTTTGTAGTAATCCATGGGGTGTCGGTGATTGAATTAAAGATTGGTGAACAGGAGGCCAGTATCAATGGCAAAGTCTTCACCCTGGATGCAGAGCCCTTTATCACCGAGGAAGAGAGAACCATGGTGCCGGTACGCTTTGTCAGTGAAGCCTTGGGTGCTGAGGTGAACTGGGCCTCTAAAACCCGGCAAGTGATAATTAAAGACGGTGACACCGAGATTATTATGCCTATAGACGGGGATGCGGTGACGGTAAACGGGGTTGAGGACAGTATAGACGCCCCGGCGGAAATTGTGGACGGCAGTGCCTTTGTGCCCCTGCGCTTTGTCAGTGATAAGCTAGGTGCGGCGGTGGATTATGATGCTGCCTCCGGTAAGATTACCCTAACCAGATAA